One genomic segment of Salarias fasciatus chromosome 8, fSalaFa1.1, whole genome shotgun sequence includes these proteins:
- the LOC115393611 gene encoding C-Jun-amino-terminal kinase-interacting protein 4-like isoform X4, giving the protein MELDDVVLYQDDSTSSSVMSERVSGLASSIYREFERLIERYGEDVVKELMPLVVAVLENLDSVFAVNQEHEVELELLKEDNEQLVTQYEREKALRKHAEERYIAFEDSQEGEKKDLQVRVVMLESQTRQLELKTKNYADQISRLDEREAELKKEYNALHQRHTEMIHSYMEHLERTKHQHAAVTAEPSESSTPSRARKERPISMGLFQLPASESVTPDVPREPVDTPSEPWRFNNLSHPRSNTSLKDELSHLNRGSSKPGTPSKSSAPGSSQDGESRSNSSGFAQDGSSKSNSSSSAYGSTSPLSPHDGASSGTSPSSGSVSTASPSTAPTSDVTAEASDAASQQRRTSDGLNKSLDSQSGKPESGADLAAEQGGPQSASTPVKSDDDLQKSEVLAIIESTPELDMDLESCQGTSTPSKGGIENLAFNRNTDSLFEELSSAGNDLIGDVDEGADLLGMGREVEHLIHENTQLLETKNALNVVKNDLIAQVDELSCEREVLRGELDAVTQAKTKLEEKNKDLEEELKKVRAELEETKQKVKNDNNEDDSDVPTAQRKRFTRVEMARVLMERNQYKERLMELQEAVRWTEMIRASKENPALPEKKKSSLWQLSRLFSSSGGAAKKPAAEAPVNVKYNAPTSHIQPSVKKKSSTLQQLPSDKSKAFDFLNEEAAADNVVSRREQKRAQYQQVKAHMQKEDGRVQAYGWSLPKKFKANGGQSESKMKNLPVPVFLRPLDEKDASMKLWCAAGVNLSGGKTRDGGSIVGASVFYSDVSGPESPKKKKIGSQSSLEKLDQELKEQQKELRHQDEMSSLVWICTSTQSTTKVVVIDANQPGNILESFFVCNSHVLCIASVPGARETDYPAGEEVSPSTEAGPASDGGSPASGGGTAAGDGVLGGITVVGCEAEGATAVPQTAEPPGADGATGSRPADEATEATETSGGPADHRESLRGAYTEHVFTDPLGAQQTAEAPANYSQRESDLLKDGVSSNPSAEEQDLMREEADKMSSVLPTMWLGAQNGCVYVHSSVAQWKKCLHSIKLKDSVLGIVHVKGRVLVGLSDGTLAIFHRGEDGQWDLTNYHLLDLGRPHHSIRCMSVVHDRVWCGYRNKIHVVHPKAMKIEKSFDAHPRKDSQVRQLAWVGDGIWVSIRLDSTLRLFHAHTHQHLQDVDIEPYVSKMLGTGKLGFSFVRITALTVSCSRLWIGTGNGVIISIPLTEAANKSSKAAGSQPGSVVRVYGDDSSDKVKAGTFVPYCSMAHAQLCFHGHRDAVKFFTAVPGHAVPAASSGGDAAGDKASDATTQEGSKSTLVMSGGEGYIDFRMGDEDGEAEEGDTPPLKLQPFLAKAERSHLIVWQIMDSEE; this is encoded by the exons AGGTACATCGCCTTCGAGGACTCCCAGGAGGGCGAGAAGAAGGACCTGCAGGTCCGTGTGGTGATGCTGGAGTCTCAGACGcggcagctggagctgaaaacCAAGAACTATGCAGACCAGA TCAGCAGGTTGGATGAGAGGGAAGCGGAGCTCAAGAAGGAGTACAACGCTCTCCACCAGAGACACACCGAG ATGATCCACAGCTACATGGAGCACCTGGAGCGGACCAAACACCAACATGCAGCCGTGACAGCAGAGCCGTCGGAGAGCAGCACTCCTAGCAGAGCACG GAAGGAGCGTCCCATCTCCATGGGCTTATTCCAACTTCCTGCGAGCGAGAGCGTGACCCCTGACGTCCCGAGGGAGCCCGTGGACACGCCGTCAGAACCATGGAGATTCAACAACCTGAGCCACCCGCGCTCCAACACCAGCCTCAAG GATGAGTTATCCCACCTGAACCGTGGCAGCTCCAAACCCGGCACGCCCTCCAAAAGCAGCGCTCCCGGTTCCTCACAAGACGGAGAGTCCAGATCCAACTCTTCAGGCTTCGCTCAGGACGGATCCTCCAAATCCAACAGCTCGTCCTCGGCGTACGGCAGCACCTCGCCCCTGTCGCCTCACGATGGAGCGTCGTCGGGCACCAGTCCCTCCTCCGGGTCCGTCTCCACCGCGTCTCCGTCGACCGCCCCCACCTCAGACGTGACCGCGGAGGCTTCGGACGCCGCCTCGCAGCAGCGCAGGACCTCAGACGGACTCAACAAGAGTCTGGACTCTCAGAGCGGGAAACCGGAGAGCGGTGCAGACCTGGCAGCTGAGCAGGGAGGACCGCAGTCTGCAAGCACACCCGTCAAAAGTGACG ACGACCTGCAGAAGTCCGAGGTTCTGGCCATCATCGAGTCCACTCCAGAGCTGGACATGGACCTGGAGAGCTGCCAGGGAACCAG CACTCCCAGTAAAGGCGGCATCGAGAACCTGGCGTTCAACCGTAACACGGACTCCCTGTTCGAGGAGCTCTCCTCTGCAGGGAACGACCTGATCGGAGACGTGGACGAAGGAGCAGACCTGCTGG GAATGGGCCGGGAAGTTGAGCATCTGATTCATGAGAACACTCAGCTGCTGGAGACCAA AAACGCTTTGAACGTAGTGAAGAACGACCTGATCGCGCAGGTGGACGAGCTGTCGTGTGAGAGGGAGGTCCTGCGAGGGGAGCTGGACGCCGTCACTCAGGCCAAAACCAAACTGGAGGAGAAGAATAAAGACctggaggaagagctgaagaa AGTCCGagctgagctggaggagacCAAGCAGAAGGTCAAGAATGACAACAACGAGGACGAT AGCGACGTGCCGACAGCCCAGAGGAAGCGCTTCACCCGGGTGGAGATGGCCCGAGTGCTGATGGAGAGGAACCAGTACAAGGAGaggctgatggagctgcaggaggccgtCAGGTGGACGGAGATGATCcg AGCGTCGAAGGAGAACCCGGCCCTTCCGGAGAAGAAGAAGTCCAGCCTCTGGCAGTTG AGCCGTCTGTTCAGCTCGTCGGGCGGCGCGGCCAAGAAGCCGGCGGCGGAGGCCCCGGTGAACGTCAAGTACAACGCGCCCACCTCCCACATCCAGCCGTCggtgaagaagaagagcagcacgctgcagcagctgcccaGCGACAAGAGCAAGGCCTTCGACTTCCTCAACGAGGA AGCGGCGGCCGATAACGTGGTGTCCCGGCGGGAGCAGAAGCGGGCTCAGTACCAGCAGGTCAAAGCTCACATGCAGAAGGAGGACGGCCGGGTGCAGGCGTACGGCTGGAGCCTGCCCAAGAAGTTCAAG GCCAACGGCGGCCAGTCGGAGAGCAAGATGAAGAACCTGCCCGTCCCCGTCTTCCTCAGACCTCTGGATGAAAAAGATGCTTCTATGAAG CTGTGGTGCGCCGCCGGCGTGAACCTCTCCGGAGGGAAGACCAGAGACGGTGGCTCGATCGTGGGCGCCAGCGTGTTTTACAGCGACGTGTCCGGACCCGAGAgtcccaagaagaagaagatcggCTCGCAGAGCAGCCTGGAGAAACTGGACCAAGAACTCAAG gagcagcagaaggagctgCGGCACCAGGACGAGATGTCCTCCCTGGTGTGGATTTGCACCAGCACCCAGTCCACCACCAAGGTCGTGGTCATCGACGCCAACCAGCCCGGGAACATCCTGGAGAGCTTCTTCGTTTGCAACTCTCACGTCCTGTGCATCGCCAGCGTGCCAG GCGCCAGAGAAACGGATTATCCAGCCGGAGAGGAAGTTTCTCCCAGCACCGAGGCCGGACCGGCGAGCGACGGCGGCTcgccggcgagcggcggcggcacggcggcCGGAGACGGCGTCCTGGGAGGCATCACCGTGGTGGGCTGCGAGGCCGAGGGGGCGACGGCCGTGCCCCAGACCGCAGAGCCCCCGGGAGCAGATGGAGCAACAG GATCCAGACCGGCCGACGAAGCCACGGAGGCCACGGAGACCAGCGGGGGGCCTGCGGACCACCGAGagagcctgaggggggcctaCACCGAACACGTGTTCACCGACCCCCTCGGAGCGCAGCAGACGGCGGAAGCTCCAGCCAACTACTCTCAGAG AGAGAGCGATCTGCTGAAGGACGGCGTGAGTTCGAACCCCAGCGCCGAGGAGCAGGACCTGATGAGAGAGGAGGCGGACAAGATGAGCAGCGTGCTGCCCACCATGTGGCTGGGAGCGCAGAACGGCTG CGTCTACGTTCACTCCTCCGTGGCTCAGTGGAAGAAATGTCTCCACTCCATCAAGCTGAAGGACTCCGTGCTCGGGATCGT acACGTGAAAGGACGTGTGCTGGTCGGCCTGTCCGATGGCACGCTGGCCATTTTCCACAGAGGAGAGG ACGGACAGTGGGACCTGACCAACTACCACCTGCTGGACCTGGGCCGGCCTCACCACTCCATCCGCTGCATGAGCGTGGTGCACGACCGGGTGTGGTGCGGCTACAGGAACAAGATCCACGTGGTGCACCCCAAAGCCATGAAGATAGAG AAATCATTTGACGCCCACCCTCGCAAGGACAGCCAGGTGCGTCAGCTGGCCTGGGTGGGCGACGGGATCTGGGTGTCCATCCGGCTGGACTCCACCCTCAGGTTGTTCCACGCCCACACCCACCAGCACCTGCAGGACGTGGACATCGAGCCCTACGTCAGCAAGATGCTGG gcaCGGGCAAACTGGGCTTCTCCTTCGTGAGGATCACCGCCCTCACAGTGTCGTGCAGTCGTCTTTGGATCGGGACCGGAAACGGAGTGATCATCTCCATCCCTCTGACAGAAG CAGCCAACAAGAGCAGCAAGGCGGCGGGCAGCCAGCCGGGCAGCGTGGTGAGGGTGTACGGAGACGACAGCAGCGACAAGGTGAAGGCCGGGACCTTCGTGCCGTACTGCTCCATGGCGCACGCTCAGCTCTGTTTCCACGGTCACCGAGACGCCGTCAAGTTCTTCACCGCCGTTCCAG GTCACGCAGTTCCAGCGGCGTCCAGTGGGGGCGACGCGGCGGGGGACAAAGCGTCAGACGCCACGACTCAGGAAGGAAGCAAGTCCACACTGGTGATGAGCGGCGGGGAGGGATACATCGACTTCAGGATGG GTGATGAAGACggcgaggcggaggagggggacaCGCCCCCCCTCAAGCTGCAGCCCTTCCTGGCTAAAGCCGAGCGCAGCCACCTCATCGTGTGGCAGATCATGGACTCCGaagagtga